One Salvia splendens isolate huo1 chromosome 12, SspV2, whole genome shotgun sequence genomic window carries:
- the LOC121758089 gene encoding uncharacterized protein LOC121758089 encodes MKGLVWERGTIGAGMGAARAFSGARCRSRDEVYVAAVALKGPAQLLFSLNLWDLQHFMVITKPSSSSYPLTVYDFQPQDPESIWLAAAALSHTKIPGAILVRKLSKLPQRKCWFVGYTKEDADVHTFNHTWETHLLVGSHDCRHYTQGLVEHLTGNKYILDHLRSNYL; translated from the exons ATGAAGGGTTTGGTTTGGGAAAGAGGTACTATAGGAGCAGGGATGGGGGCAGCGAGGGCATTTTCAGGTGCAAGGTGCCGCAGCAGAGATGAAGTATACGTAGCAGCAGTGGCCTTGAAGGGACCTGCTCAGCTGCTCTTCTCTCTCAATTTATGGGATTTGCAGCATTTCATGGTCATCACCAaaccctcttcctcttcttatCCTCTTACAGTATATGACTTTCAGCCACAGGATCCTGAAAGTATATGGCTGGCTGCTGCTGCCTTATCTCATACAAAAATACCCG GAGCTATTCTGGTGAGGAAGCTCTCAAAACTTCCTCAGAGGAAATGTTGGTTTGTAGGGTATACCAAAGAAGATGCAGATGTCCACACATTCAACCACACCTGGGAAACTCACCTCCTCGTCGGCTCTCATGATTGTCGGCATTATACTCAAG GCCTTGTAGAGCACCTAACAGGCAACAAATATATACTAGACCATCTCAGGTCAAACTACTTGTAA